The following proteins are co-located in the Fodinibius salicampi genome:
- a CDS encoding SLC13 family permease produces MEETDSQKKAEQSGEEAQFGMGEAEGKPIPLTKWIGFFGGLLVFVLMLFSSPPENLSLAGWRTAAVALLMATWWVTEVIPIFATALLPLVLFPIFGITDIDTAAAPYADPMIYLFLGGFIIAIAMKRWDLHRRIALGIISFIGAKPRNIIAGFIISSAFMSMWVSNTAATMMMLPIGLSVIQLTKTGTQDPEKLRQNRNFALALMLGIAYAANVGGLGTVIGTPTNALMIAFVSDAYNMEITFAQWMGLGVPVVILGLPIIFYSLTSIVFPVRLKTIPGGRKYIDEEMERLGNITRPEMIVGSVFTLVATLWMTRPLLESYIPGLSDASIAIFGALLLFLIPVNMGKSVFIMRWKDAEEVPWGVLILFGGGLSLAGAIQRTGLAEWVGGYFSILGTWPVILAIFVIAIIIIMFTELASNSATAAAFLPVIASVAIGIGQDPLLFAIPITMVASCAFMLPVATPPNAIVYGSGVMNIPQMVRAGLVLNLFFAMLITLLTYFLFTLFLGIDIGVVPEGISTLLS; encoded by the coding sequence ATGGAAGAAACAGATTCACAGAAAAAGGCAGAACAATCAGGTGAGGAAGCACAATTTGGGATGGGAGAGGCCGAGGGAAAACCCATTCCGTTAACTAAATGGATTGGATTCTTTGGAGGACTATTAGTCTTTGTCCTCATGCTTTTTTCAAGTCCGCCGGAAAATTTAAGTCTTGCAGGCTGGCGAACAGCGGCGGTTGCACTGTTAATGGCTACTTGGTGGGTAACAGAAGTGATTCCGATTTTTGCTACCGCTCTTTTGCCGCTTGTTCTGTTTCCAATCTTTGGAATTACTGATATAGATACCGCGGCGGCTCCCTATGCCGATCCGATGATCTATCTGTTTCTGGGAGGATTTATTATTGCAATTGCAATGAAACGATGGGATCTGCATCGACGCATTGCTTTGGGAATTATCAGTTTTATTGGCGCAAAGCCCCGAAATATTATTGCTGGGTTTATTATTTCATCCGCTTTTATGAGTATGTGGGTTAGCAATACCGCCGCTACCATGATGATGTTACCTATTGGCCTTTCGGTTATTCAGCTGACTAAAACCGGAACCCAGGACCCAGAAAAGCTGCGGCAAAACAGGAACTTTGCTTTGGCCTTAATGCTAGGAATTGCCTATGCGGCCAATGTCGGTGGATTGGGGACCGTAATTGGTACGCCCACAAATGCCCTAATGATTGCCTTTGTGAGCGATGCTTACAATATGGAAATTACGTTTGCCCAATGGATGGGGTTGGGTGTTCCCGTGGTTATTTTAGGACTCCCCATTATTTTCTATTCTCTAACAAGTATCGTATTTCCTGTGCGACTAAAAACAATTCCAGGAGGACGGAAATATATTGATGAGGAGATGGAGCGGTTAGGTAATATTACTCGCCCAGAAATGATTGTGGGGTCAGTTTTTACTCTTGTCGCTACACTCTGGATGACCCGTCCGCTTTTGGAATCATACATACCTGGCCTTTCCGATGCTAGTATCGCTATATTCGGAGCACTTCTTTTATTCCTTATTCCTGTTAATATGGGCAAATCGGTATTTATTATGCGCTGGAAGGATGCAGAAGAAGTGCCTTGGGGAGTCTTGATCTTATTCGGTGGTGGCCTTTCACTAGCAGGAGCCATTCAGCGTACTGGTTTGGCCGAATGGGTCGGAGGGTATTTCTCAATTTTAGGGACCTGGCCTGTAATTTTAGCCATATTTGTTATTGCAATTATTATTATCATGTTTACTGAGCTGGCCAGTAATTCTGCCACTGCCGCCGCTTTCTTACCGGTTATCGCTTCGGTAGCTATTGGTATTGGTCAGGATCCATTGCTCTTTGCCATTCCGATAACGATGGTAGCGAGTTGTGCATTTATGCTTCCGGTGGCTACCCCGCCCAATGCTATTGTATATGGTAGTGGCGTTATGAACATACCACAAATGGTACGGGCCGGACTGGTTCTGAATTTATTCTTTGCAATGTTGATTACACTCCTCACTTATTTCCTCTTTACGCTGTTTCTGGGGATCGATATAGGAGTAGTGCCGGAAGGAATTAGTACACTTTTAAGTTAA
- a CDS encoding 3-ketoacyl-ACP reductase yields the protein MKPVALVTGGSRGIGLGIAKKLSQNGYNIAFNGVRGEEKVQDVIEELSSEGAEVIYCQGDIGLAKDREAIVNKIRSHFGRLNVLVNNAGVAPKERQDPLKASEESFERLMRINLQGPYFLTQAVARWLAEQKKADDSFKGSIINIGSISATIVSPKRGEYCISKAGIAMHNKIWAARMAEYDIPVYEVRPGIIKTDMTSGVEEKYDKLIAEGLTIQPRWGYPEDVGKAVLSLVSGDFPYSTGEVMMVDGGLSLQRL from the coding sequence ATGAAACCTGTTGCATTGGTAACCGGTGGATCACGGGGAATTGGATTGGGAATTGCCAAAAAACTTAGCCAAAACGGATATAATATTGCTTTTAACGGTGTCCGCGGGGAGGAAAAGGTACAGGATGTTATAGAGGAGCTGAGTTCGGAGGGAGCTGAGGTAATCTATTGCCAGGGAGATATAGGATTAGCTAAAGATCGCGAAGCTATTGTTAATAAGATCCGTTCGCATTTTGGGCGACTCAATGTTCTCGTTAACAATGCAGGTGTAGCTCCCAAAGAGCGTCAGGATCCGCTAAAAGCTAGCGAAGAAAGTTTTGAACGCCTAATGCGTATCAATCTTCAGGGTCCTTATTTTCTCACGCAGGCCGTGGCACGATGGTTGGCAGAGCAAAAAAAAGCTGATGATTCATTTAAGGGAAGCATTATAAATATCGGATCTATTTCGGCAACCATTGTATCGCCCAAACGAGGAGAGTATTGTATATCAAAGGCCGGGATAGCCATGCATAATAAGATTTGGGCTGCACGTATGGCCGAATACGATATCCCGGTTTATGAAGTCCGCCCGGGTATTATTAAAACTGATATGACCTCTGGTGTAGAAGAAAAATATGATAAATTGATTGCAGAAGGACTAACAATTCAGCCACGGTGGGGATATCCGGAAGATGTTGGCAAAGCAGTTCTCTCGCTTGTGAGCGGAGATTTTCCCTATTCAACAGGTGAGGTAATGATGGTTGACGGGGGACTCAGTTTACAACGACTATAG
- a CDS encoding glycoside hydrolase family 88 protein: protein MKIKDDLVAEDLQELLNRFWKLSGQKIRLIRDEYDTAKGSPVFTKRGKYTSRGWTEWTQGFQFGSEILQYDVTDDTEFLDMAREATINEMAPHITHIGVHDHGFNNVSTYGALRRLSHEGRIEADKWENEFYDLALKSTGAVQAARWTTTEDGEGFIHSFNGPHSLFVDTVRTLRALAISHQLGHTLYGEHDEPISLLERLIQHARKTARYNIYYGSTDAPYDIRGRTAHESVFNVTDGQYRCPNSQQGYSPFSTWTRGLAWAMCGFAEQLEWLETIDDEELEPFGGRSAIEKMMLEAAKATCDFYIDHTSLDGIPYWDTGAPQLHKLGDYTQVPADPYNDFEPVDSSAAAIGAQGLLRLGHYLNTNNEQEDGSRYWQAGLTVGRTLLDEPYLSTDESHQGLLLHSVYHRPNGWDYIPEGQSIPCGESSMWGDYHMRELALYLTRIYNEAPYYTFFNGIKSEV, encoded by the coding sequence ATGAAAATAAAAGATGATCTTGTAGCTGAAGATCTTCAGGAATTACTCAATAGGTTTTGGAAACTTTCGGGTCAAAAAATACGATTGATTCGAGATGAATACGATACCGCTAAAGGGTCACCGGTTTTTACCAAAAGAGGAAAATACACTTCACGTGGATGGACCGAGTGGACGCAGGGATTTCAATTCGGATCAGAGATCTTACAGTACGATGTAACCGATGATACGGAGTTTCTGGATATGGCCCGGGAGGCTACCATTAATGAAATGGCTCCTCATATTACGCATATAGGAGTTCATGACCATGGATTCAATAACGTAAGTACATACGGCGCTCTCCGCCGACTTAGCCATGAAGGACGAATAGAAGCGGATAAATGGGAAAATGAGTTTTATGATTTAGCCCTGAAAAGCACCGGGGCGGTACAGGCTGCCCGTTGGACTACCACTGAAGATGGAGAAGGGTTTATTCACTCGTTTAATGGTCCGCACTCCCTGTTCGTTGATACCGTTCGAACCCTTAGGGCTCTGGCAATTAGCCATCAGCTTGGGCATACTTTGTATGGAGAGCACGATGAACCCATTTCCCTGCTGGAGCGTTTGATACAGCATGCTCGTAAGACGGCCCGCTATAATATCTATTATGGATCAACGGATGCCCCCTACGATATTCGGGGACGAACTGCTCATGAATCGGTGTTTAATGTTACAGACGGCCAGTATCGCTGCCCGAATTCCCAGCAGGGCTACTCCCCCTTTTCCACATGGACACGGGGATTGGCCTGGGCGATGTGTGGGTTTGCCGAACAGCTGGAATGGCTGGAAACAATTGATGATGAGGAACTTGAGCCTTTTGGAGGACGATCTGCTATTGAAAAGATGATGCTCGAGGCAGCTAAGGCTACATGTGATTTTTATATTGACCATACCTCTCTGGATGGCATTCCTTACTGGGATACCGGAGCTCCCCAACTGCATAAGCTCGGAGACTACACCCAGGTGCCGGCGGATCCGTATAACGATTTTGAGCCGGTAGACAGCTCAGCCGCAGCTATTGGCGCCCAGGGCTTGTTACGCCTTGGACATTATCTAAACACAAATAATGAACAGGAAGATGGAAGTCGTTATTGGCAGGCGGGCTTAACCGTTGGCCGTACTTTGCTGGATGAACCCTATCTGAGTACCGACGAATCCCATCAGGGACTATTACTTCATTCGGTGTATCACCGGCCGAACGGTTGGGATTATATACCGGAAGGACAAAGCATACCCTGCGGAGAGTCGAGTATGTGGGGGGATTATCACATGCGCGAACTGGCTCTCTATCTGACACGCATCTACAATGAGGCTCCTTATTACACTTTTTTTAATGGAATAAAGTCTGAGGTATAA
- a CDS encoding Gfo/Idh/MocA family protein, giving the protein MSDELTKHTVGIIMNGVTGRMGTNQHLLRSIMPIIRQGGVKISEDEVIIPDPVLVGRNPVKLQNLQDQTGIEKWTTDLDSVLEDDDYQIYFDAQRTDLRFDSVKKAVAAGKHIYCEKPTAVSTEEAVKLYHIAEDGGVKHGVVQDKLWLPGLAKLQQLKEQDFFGKILSVKADFGYWVFEGDTIPAQRPSWNYRKEDGGGIILDMFCHWRYVLDNIFGEVKRVSCLGATHLDERYDEDGKPYEATADDAAYAIFELENNVVAQFNSSWTTRVRRDDLVTFQVDGTDGSAVAGLREAWIQPHSATPKPVWNPDVDSDHNFNEDWIKMPDQQEFDNAFKVQWELFLRHVVKDEPFRWDLLEAAKGVQLAEIGYKASQQREWMDIPSLT; this is encoded by the coding sequence ATGAGTGACGAATTAACAAAGCATACGGTCGGTATTATAATGAATGGCGTGACGGGCCGTATGGGTACAAATCAGCATTTGTTGCGCTCCATTATGCCGATCATTCGGCAAGGAGGTGTTAAAATAAGTGAAGATGAAGTAATCATTCCTGACCCGGTACTGGTTGGCCGTAACCCGGTAAAGCTGCAAAACCTACAGGATCAAACCGGTATTGAAAAATGGACTACTGACCTGGATTCCGTATTGGAGGATGATGACTATCAAATCTATTTTGATGCCCAGCGTACGGATTTACGATTCGACAGTGTAAAAAAAGCGGTGGCTGCAGGCAAGCATATTTATTGTGAGAAGCCCACGGCGGTTTCCACCGAAGAAGCTGTAAAACTATATCATATAGCTGAGGATGGGGGTGTTAAACACGGGGTGGTTCAGGATAAGCTCTGGCTGCCGGGACTGGCTAAATTACAGCAGCTGAAAGAACAGGATTTTTTTGGTAAAATTCTTTCGGTAAAGGCCGACTTTGGGTACTGGGTTTTTGAAGGAGATACCATTCCCGCTCAACGTCCTTCCTGGAACTATCGCAAAGAAGATGGCGGGGGAATTATCCTAGATATGTTTTGCCACTGGCGATACGTACTCGATAATATTTTCGGGGAGGTTAAAAGAGTATCTTGTCTGGGCGCAACGCATCTGGATGAGCGGTACGATGAAGATGGAAAGCCTTATGAGGCTACGGCCGATGATGCGGCTTATGCGATTTTTGAATTGGAAAATAATGTGGTGGCTCAGTTTAATTCCTCATGGACCACCCGGGTCCGCCGCGATGATTTAGTTACATTCCAGGTAGACGGAACGGATGGATCGGCTGTTGCTGGGCTGCGGGAAGCGTGGATTCAACCGCATTCCGCTACACCCAAGCCAGTGTGGAATCCGGATGTGGATTCAGATCACAATTTTAATGAGGACTGGATTAAAATGCCGGATCAACAGGAATTTGATAATGCATTTAAAGTGCAGTGGGAGCTTTTCTTGCGCCACGTCGTCAAGGATGAGCCTTTCAGATGGGATCTGCTGGAAGCAGCCAAAGGAGTTCAGCTTGCTGAGATTGGATATAAAGCATCTCAACAGCGTGAGTGGATGGATATACCATCTTTAACGTAA
- a CDS encoding cupin domain-containing protein, protein MIISDLKETDGRRFPAQRLTKNIAGGSALIQPENFSLGLVVLDPKGGQVPWHNHPQEEIYHILEGTGEMCVDDERQKIYGGQTVYIPSGKFHQLTNVGEEPLKMIYCYGPAGDVDHWRQELDGTLPKEGEDVPPLPEGAWPQCTKSAAGNGDNESE, encoded by the coding sequence ATGATTATATCTGATTTAAAAGAGACCGATGGACGTAGATTTCCTGCCCAGCGTCTTACAAAAAATATTGCAGGGGGAAGTGCTCTCATTCAACCGGAGAACTTTTCACTTGGATTAGTAGTGCTTGATCCTAAAGGTGGACAGGTCCCATGGCACAATCATCCTCAAGAAGAAATATATCATATCCTGGAAGGGACCGGTGAAATGTGTGTCGATGATGAGCGACAAAAAATTTATGGTGGACAGACGGTTTACATTCCATCCGGAAAGTTTCATCAATTGACGAACGTGGGAGAAGAACCCCTTAAAATGATCTATTGCTACGGTCCTGCCGGCGATGTAGACCACTGGCGACAGGAACTGGACGGAACGCTACCTAAAGAAGGAGAAGATGTTCCTCCCCTGCCCGAAGGAGCCTGGCCGCAATGTACGAAATCGGCAGCTGGTAATGGTGATAATGAATCTGAATAA
- a CDS encoding RagB/SusD family nutrient uptake outer membrane protein produces the protein MFKYLKIIALVLVAGMFASCSDLLEEEVYTQVSDSRYNTPDGFEEAVNAAYYPLRSFYGTEQGLTATVFGTDTYREGADGDFKYMNRYSNEFDSFDYISEWIWQNMYQGINITNTVVQRAEGGVDGVSQEITTRRAAEARFLRGHYYFILVQLFGPVHLTTEETEGVELEASRAPIDQVYNQIISDLEFAIANLPVEAGQYGRATKPASEHLLARVYLTRATTDAAGSDDYQQAANLAETVIDDYNFELLEDFGDVHAVGNERNAEVIWAVQFSENTLANVSADGKNGNSSHLYFNFPYDQEPGLFRTVEFGRPFRRFRPTQFTTQEMYDLEDRDVDSRYKKTFKDAFRVIDPGTYEIDGVETTLAEGDTAIWFPGYNMPIEEQQEYNMQVITPEEYNSINFPPLWKHMDPNRAGVNVTAGSRDWLAFRLAETHLIAAEAYYYMDGAASIDAISHLNAVRERAAWPGEEATVVSRTPQALAEDGIDFILDERGRELLGEGFRWFDLKRTGKLVERTTAHNPDAVPPLGNLQEFHRLRPIPQAQIDRTEGGESAFPQNPGY, from the coding sequence ATGTTTAAGTATCTTAAAATAATTGCATTAGTGTTGGTGGCTGGGATGTTTGCCTCATGCTCTGATTTATTGGAGGAGGAGGTCTATACCCAGGTAAGTGATAGCCGTTATAATACACCTGACGGTTTTGAGGAGGCTGTTAATGCAGCTTATTATCCTCTGCGAAGTTTTTATGGTACGGAGCAGGGACTAACAGCTACAGTCTTTGGAACTGATACGTACCGTGAGGGCGCTGATGGCGATTTTAAATATATGAACCGTTACAGCAATGAGTTCGATTCCTTCGATTACATTAGCGAGTGGATATGGCAAAATATGTATCAGGGAATCAATATTACCAATACGGTAGTTCAGCGGGCTGAGGGTGGTGTAGATGGTGTTAGCCAGGAGATAACGACACGAAGAGCAGCTGAAGCGCGGTTCCTGCGTGGCCACTATTACTTCATCCTGGTCCAGTTGTTTGGTCCTGTCCATCTCACTACTGAGGAAACCGAAGGAGTAGAACTGGAGGCTTCCAGGGCACCGATTGATCAGGTGTATAATCAGATTATTTCGGACTTGGAATTCGCTATTGCCAACCTTCCGGTAGAAGCAGGACAGTATGGGCGGGCAACCAAACCTGCCTCTGAGCATCTGCTGGCCCGAGTATATCTAACCCGTGCGACTACGGATGCGGCCGGATCTGATGATTACCAACAGGCTGCTAATTTGGCCGAAACGGTTATCGATGACTACAATTTTGAACTGCTGGAGGATTTTGGTGACGTCCATGCCGTTGGGAATGAGCGTAATGCCGAAGTGATCTGGGCAGTGCAGTTTTCTGAGAATACGCTGGCTAACGTATCCGCAGATGGCAAGAATGGGAATTCCTCTCATCTCTATTTTAATTTCCCCTATGATCAGGAGCCTGGCTTATTCCGGACGGTTGAGTTTGGAAGGCCTTTCCGTCGTTTCCGTCCCACCCAGTTTACTACCCAGGAGATGTATGATTTAGAGGACCGGGATGTAGATTCACGGTACAAAAAAACCTTTAAGGATGCATTCCGGGTTATCGATCCCGGCACTTATGAGATAGATGGTGTCGAAACAACGCTGGCGGAAGGTGATACGGCTATCTGGTTCCCAGGCTATAATATGCCTATAGAAGAACAGCAGGAGTATAATATGCAGGTAATTACTCCTGAGGAGTATAACTCTATCAACTTTCCTCCTCTTTGGAAGCATATGGATCCCAATCGGGCTGGGGTAAATGTAACTGCTGGTTCACGTGACTGGCTTGCATTCCGCCTTGCAGAAACGCATTTGATTGCTGCTGAGGCCTATTATTATATGGATGGTGCGGCTTCGATTGATGCTATAAGTCATCTTAATGCAGTCAGGGAGCGTGCAGCATGGCCTGGCGAAGAAGCAACGGTTGTCTCAAGAACACCTCAGGCTCTTGCGGAAGATGGCATAGATTTTATTCTGGATGAGCGTGGTCGGGAATTGCTTGGTGAGGGTTTCCGCTGGTTCGATCTGAAACGGACCGGGAAGCTGGTCGAAAGAACTACAGCACATAATCCCGATGCGGTTCCTCCTTTAGGAAATCTGCAGGAATTCCATAGGCTCAGACCGATTCCACAGGCACAGATTGATCGCACTGAAGGCGGTGAAAGTGCCTTCCCGCAGAATCCGGGCTATTAA